ACCCCATAACCAGCGGATGTGCGTAGTGGCACTGCCTGATTGTGAATTGTACATGTGATTGCTAAAATTTCCTAATTGGTTATAATCAACACAACCTGCGTTTACCACATCAGGGCAAATAGTATCATCAACAACGGTGAAGGGCGTAAACAAATCGTATTTCACTAACGGAGACATCAAATAATCATAATCATACACTGATGGTAAAAAATCATTCGCGTTGGAATACCAACCATCCCATGCAGGGTAGGCAGGATTCTCATATAATGCATATGAAAGATATTCTCCGTTTCCTTCATTGATGGTGTAATCATTAGCAATAATTACCAATTCTTCATTTAAGGGAGTGTGCATGGCAATGATAAAATCATCTGTCATTACAACCGGCGAATCAAAATAACTTTTAACTGAAATGTTTGGCAATACTACCGTAAAGGCGGTGTGTTTAACGTACACGGTGTCTCGTGTAATTTCCGGTCCAACTGAATCAATTGCTGAAAGGTATGAGTGAAGTGAGGTAATCACCATCACTGAGTCAAGGGTAGAAGTTTCGTAAGCATAGAATTCAACTCCACTCACTTCTGTTGGTTGTGAAACGTGAAAACGCATGGCACGTCCGTTATAGTAATAATCATCTACAACATCTCCGGTGCGCATATACTCTTGTCCAATGCTTGTTGTTTTTTCTAGGCCGATATAATTATTGAAATATGCCCCGCATGAGTCTCCGGCTGATTTGGTTACATATCCCCAATCGGGTGTATTGGCATGTGTACTGGTCATTTGTTGCTCTCCCGGTTGGGCAAAACTGATTAATGATCCAAAAGAAATAAAGAGTAAAAAGTTTTTCATGCACGTGCGTGTTTGTTTATTCAAATATAACGAAGATAAAAGTATGGAGGTTGGTGTTACCTATTTAATAATGGTTACGTTTCCTTCTTGACTGATTTGATCACCCAACACAGTTTCACCACGCAGCATGTAGACAAAAGTTTGTGGTGCAAGTTCAGCACCGTTCATTTTACCATCCCAATAATCTTTTTGTTCAGTAGATTCAAAAACTAATTTGCCCCACCGATCATAAATCTGTATATAATAATTGAATAGTCGTGGACCGTTTACAACCAACAAATCGTTGTGTCCATCGCCATTTGGTGAAAAGATATTTGGAACAAAAACTTCCATATAACCGTTGATATCTACTAAAACACTATCACTGTTTTGACAACCAATTGGGTCAGTTACAATCACTACATAAACTGTAGCCTGATCAGGTACGTCGTAAATTTGAGAACAGTTTTCTGTGAGACATTCCATGGGTTCGGGTATCCATGAATAGGTAACGTCCGGATCTGATTCTGCCCACAATTCAACTTCACCACCAATTCCAATAAGTGTATCGTCACCGGCTAAAACATAGGGCACCTCATTAACAATAATTCGTATACTGTCAGTAGCAAAACCGCAAAGCGGATTAGTAGCAGTGACATAAAACACGGTAGTTGTATCAGGGAATAAATACACAGTTTCACCACTTTGACCATCACTCCATGTGATTGCATAACCGTTGTTTAATGCAGTTATTTGAATTGAATCACCAATGCAAATGCTCACACTTTCTGTTACACTTACCATAGGTGCAGGTTGCACTTCAATGGTTGTTGTTGTAGATGGTCCGGTGCAACCGTTTAATGTTTCAAAACAAATAAAATCACTCAAACCATTTGCCAAAGGTGGTGTGAACGTTGTACCTGAACCTACAGTAATGCCTAAAGAATTTTCCCAGGTAATATTTCCTCCTACGGTTGGGGTTGCAGTGAGAGCTGTTGGTGTTTCTCCTTCA
This genomic stretch from Crocinitomicaceae bacterium harbors:
- a CDS encoding T9SS type A sorting domain-containing protein → MKNFLLFISFGSLISFAQPGEQQMTSTHANTPDWGYVTKSAGDSCGAYFNNYIGLEKTTSIGQEYMRTGDVVDDYYYNGRAMRFHVSQPTEVSGVEFYAYETSTLDSVMVITSLHSYLSAIDSVGPEITRDTVYVKHTAFTVVLPNISVKSYFDSPVVMTDDFIIAMHTPLNEELVIIANDYTINEGNGEYLSYALYENPAYPAWDGWYSNANDFLPSVYDYDYLMSPLVKYDLFTPFTVVDDTICPDVVNAGCVDYNQLGNFSNHMYNSQSGSATTHIRWLWGDGYQNVDITDACHTYANPGTFTIALADTIFIHDINTPYCAVNVSQPIIVLDVPVPSFTFTVDGLVTDFVNTSSNSDSVWWNFGDGSGGTDTNNPSHTFPSVATFDVWMYAYNECSVDSVMHTVNTTDAGMEEKNNEITIYPNPANAQVTISGAEQGGRIEIINILGETVLVVNADQQTEFISVSHLSTGTYFVKMTTSSGTVTKKLVIKH